The Insulibacter thermoxylanivorax sequence AATAGGATTACTTTCTTGCACTCCCATAAATGGGGCCATTCGCTGCGATTGAGATAGGCGACAAGTGCCCGATGGTAATGCCCTGTTGATTCCAAGACAACAACCGGGGTCATGTTTGTCTTCGCTTGCAGCTCTGCCAGGAGTTCTCCCAGCTGCTCAAATCCGCCTTCTTCGTGTGAGAGCGTCAAAGGCTTTCCGAAGGGTTCATTTCGTTTAGTAAAAGCCTGTACTACGCTAAATTTTTTTGCCACATCAATACCTACAACAGGTTCCATAGCAACCTCCTCATAAGTGATGAATGATTGCCGGCACTCCCACGATGGCTCCAACTCCATAGCTTCGCTTGTGATACGAGGTCTTAGCCTCAACCAGCTCAAACATGGTCGTTGGAGGCAGTGGGAGAACAGTTTGTCGTACGGGATCCTTCTCCCTAATTCTGTTACGTTCTCCCGGCTACCACCATCGTAATAAAGAAAGGCCAACCAGAAAATACTGGTTGACCTAATAATACGATAACTGACGATGAGAATATCGATGATGTCCCACACTCTTATATTAGTCCACAATTCCATCGTCAATCCTCCACCCGGACGTTTGCTTTCTTCAACTTCATGAAACCTTCATGAAATTTGAGTTCTTTCTCTATTTTTACAGTTCCAAACAATCCCGC is a genomic window containing:
- a CDS encoding IS110 family transposase, which codes for MELWTNIRVWDIIDILIVSYRIIRSTSIFWLAFLYYDGGSRENVTELGRRIPYDKLFSHCLQRPCLSWLRLRPRITSEAMELEPSWECRQSFITYEEVAMEPVVGIDVAKKFSVVQAFTKRNEPFGKPLTLSHEEGGFEQLGELLAELQAKTNMTPVVVLESTGHYHRALVAYLNRSEWPHLWECKKVILLLSDLSHLHFLTNFHIRRNK